The Acidobacteriota bacterium genome contains the following window.
CTCGCCGCGACCACGCAGGAAGCCCAAAAGCCGAGGCCGATCACCCCCGTGAACCGCCATGCGGCGTGAGTCGCGGCCAGGAGCGGCATCGCCAGGCCCGCCACGATGTGCAGGTGGAGCCACACGCGCATCGACCCCGCGCGGCTGAGCCACGGAATCCGCTTGCGGAGCGGGTAGACCCACAGGAACAGGAAGAGCACGAGCGCGGCGACCCCGGCCGTATGCCCGACGTATCCGTTCGGCTTGAAGATCGGATGGAGCGGACTCCGCACCCGCACGGGAAGGGGCGCCAGGTAATAGGGAAGCCCCGCGGCGTTGACGATGAACAGCGTCAGGAAGAAAACGGCGGTCCAGCGTCCCGGACGCGGGCCCGGCGCGTCGACCACGCGCAGCGAGGGGCGGAGAGACGATTGGCGGGGCGGTGCAGGATCGGGACGCCGCGCGGCGGCGCTCGATGGTCTCATTCCCGGACCCCCATCGGTTCGGCGCTCACCCGATGCGGCCTCGTCCCGAGGCGATGACGGTTCGCGCCGGTCCGCTTACAGAACCGGCGGCCCGGGAGCCCTCGCCCCCGGGTCCCGGCCGGACGGCTCCTTTCAGGGCAAGTGCCGTGCCAACAACCGCCCTGCCACCGCTCCAGGGTGAAGCGCCAGCGGCGGCCCGTTCCTTGCAGCGGACGATCCGGCGCCGCCGCACCCGGCGCGTGGAGGGATCCATGGAGCCCGTCCCGGTGCTCGTCCTCGCCTTCACGACCGCGATGGTCGGCCTTTACGCCCGCCGCCACCGCCTCGCCGAGCGACGGGCCGAGGAGGTCTTCCGCGAGTCGCTCGAGGCGGGACTGAGCGAACCCGTTTCACTGCACCCGGTGATCGATCCGTCGCTTTGCATCGGGTGCGGCTCGTGCGTCGAAGCGTGTCCGGAGGGGCCGCACGTTCTGGGGCTCGTCGGCGGCCGGGCACAGCTCGTCGATCCCTCGCACTGCATCGGCCACGGAGCGTGCCGCGAGGCCTGCCCGATGGGAGCGCTCGAGCTGGTCTTCGGCACCAAGAAACGGGGAGTGGACATCCCTCTCGTCAGGCCGAACTTCGAGACGAACGTGCCGGGGATTTTCATCGCCGGAGAGCTGGGCGGCATGGGGCTGATCCGCAACGCGATCGAGCAGGGCAAGAAGGCGATCGACGCGATCGCGTCCCTGGATGGGATCGGCCGGGGGGATCGCGCCGACGTCGTGATCGTCGGGGCCGGACCCGCCGGGTTCGCCGCGACCCTCGCCGCCCGGCAGCGCGGCCTGCGCTACGTGACCGTCGAACAGGAGACACTGGGCGGCACCGTGGCTCACTACCCGCGGGGCAAGATCGTCATGACGGCGCCCGTCCAGCTCCCGCTGTACGGCAAGCTCCGCTTTCGCGAGACGACCAAAGAGCGGCTCCTGGAACTCTGGCACGAAGCGGCCCAGCGGGCCGGCATCGAGATCCGCACCGGCGAGCGCATGGAGGAGATCGCTCGGGACGGCGACGGTTTCGTCGTCCGCACCGACAAGGGCTCGTACCGCACCCGCGCCGTCTTGCTGGCGATCGGCCGCCGCGGCACGCCGCGCAAGCTGGGCGTTCCGGGAGAGGAGCGGACGAAGGTCGTCTACCGCCTGGTCGATCCCGCGCAGTACCGGGGCCGCCGCGTGCTGGTGGTCGGAGGAGGCGACAGCGCGCTCGAAGCCGCATGCAGCCTGGCCGACGAGCCCGGCACCACCGTCACGTTG
Protein-coding sequences here:
- a CDS encoding 4Fe-4S dicluster domain-containing protein, with amino-acid sequence MEPVPVLVLAFTTAMVGLYARRHRLAERRAEEVFRESLEAGLSEPVSLHPVIDPSLCIGCGSCVEACPEGPHVLGLVGGRAQLVDPSHCIGHGACREACPMGALELVFGTKKRGVDIPLVRPNFETNVPGIFIAGELGGMGLIRNAIEQGKKAIDAIASLDGIGRGDRADVVIVGAGPAGFAATLAARQRGLRYVTVEQETLGGTVAHYPRGKIVMTAPVQLPLYGKLRFRETTKERLLELWHEAAQRAGIEIRTGERMEEIARDGDGFVVRTDKGSYRTRAVLLAIGRRGTPRKLGVPGEERTKVVYRLVDPAQYRGRRVLVVGGGDSALEAACSLADEPGTTVTLSYRGTAFGRAKPKNRRRVEEYRDAGRLEVLFESNVVTIGERDVVLDRKGESITLPNDAVIVCAGGVLPTPLLRRLGVAVETKYGTP